From the Sporosarcina luteola genome, one window contains:
- a CDS encoding RluA family pseudouridine synthase, which yields MMEKLNTVFRYQINRDGLTVEELLRDDWKAGKKTVHQMRMDKAVTDTAGQPFEWRTPLEAGTELVFHFKDAVSSYKPDDHADVSVLFEDEHLLAALKPADIATHPDEHDEGGTFMNAIMAYVERSGGAYAEHINRLDKGTAGIVLVAKHPIAKALFDRMIEERAITRIYHAEVDGRLKRMRGTLQYPIGRDRHHPTRRRVSPGGQDAITRYRVIERNDESTVVEASLETGRTHQIRVHFSHIGHPVKGDTLYDGSETADGNYRLVAKKVSFKHPFTEEQTTIEVI from the coding sequence ATGATGGAAAAACTAAATACGGTTTTCCGTTATCAAATTAACCGAGATGGACTTACGGTCGAGGAACTGCTCCGGGATGATTGGAAAGCCGGTAAAAAGACCGTCCATCAAATGAGAATGGACAAGGCGGTCACGGATACAGCCGGACAGCCTTTCGAATGGCGTACGCCCCTGGAAGCTGGGACGGAACTTGTCTTTCATTTCAAGGACGCCGTATCATCATACAAGCCGGATGATCACGCGGATGTTTCCGTGCTTTTCGAGGACGAACATCTACTTGCAGCTCTGAAACCTGCCGATATCGCCACCCATCCAGATGAACATGATGAAGGCGGTACTTTTATGAATGCCATCATGGCATATGTTGAAAGAAGTGGCGGAGCGTATGCAGAGCATATCAATCGCCTCGATAAAGGTACGGCCGGAATTGTTCTTGTTGCGAAACATCCGATTGCAAAAGCACTTTTTGATCGGATGATTGAGGAACGTGCTATTACACGCATCTATCACGCAGAAGTCGATGGACGTTTAAAACGGATGAGAGGGACGCTTCAATATCCGATTGGACGGGACCGCCATCATCCGACGAGACGCCGAGTCTCCCCAGGCGGGCAGGATGCCATCACCCGCTACCGAGTCATTGAGCGGAACGATGAGTCGACAGTTGTTGAAGCAAGTCTCGAAACGGGCAGGACTCATCAGATCCGAGTTCATTTTTCACACATAGGACATCCCGTCAAGGGCGATACACTTTATGATGGAAGCGAAACTGCGGATGGAAACTATCGTTTGGTTGCAAAGAAAGTTTCCTTCAAGCACCCATTTACAGAAGAACAGACAACCATAGAAGTCATATGA